Proteins encoded together in one Impatiens glandulifera chromosome 1, dImpGla2.1, whole genome shotgun sequence window:
- the LOC124921124 gene encoding apoptotic chromatin condensation inducer in the nucleus-like, whose product MSPQKLSKGDRPIDQWRVTELKDELKRRKLKINGLKDDLIRRLSEAMEKEIESAEEDASNNDFDAKKPNGEEEEAADAVDEKSELHIETGTTASPCKVNAQDVEMKEEVTTVQDSNLEKGLMGTVVDTAGIEENLVVQEANVETNVMELETVVDTAGIKENLVVQEANVETNIMEITVETTSVNENDMMPEIAVSEVPCDELKLDSSEPSNQVSAVSQTLGFTVKSNSVSCDIINSTNEKNDLKDNIIADNVKLELDVKLPELGQPSSDGGSPHPIDVVDKPEIEISMKNDNGDLIPSERLNLDRISVDESLEDDDALESKQLDSLNANAEAVVDDFEKPEASVVMVVDEQTQAPVEETIIEIPAPSVKRKSDQEGDTGEGKRPRRWNTNNNLHVDQHETANKDGSSSNVLKGNAISRTDSSAVSDGAPKERIVPPSSKPPTNSLRIDRFLRPFTLKAVQELLGETGKVTSFWMDHIKTHCYVTYSCVEEAIESRNAVYNLQWPRNGGRFLVAEFVDPQEVKTRVESHPPTIPPTAVLAPSHRQIQQQARPAIPLLPPPPPPSATEAAAKKEQQLLPSAPSGEEKVVEVPILTLDDLFRKTKATPRIYYLPLSDEQVAAKLRSPKQPTNRNSRD is encoded by the exons ATGTCCCCGCAAAAATTGTCTAAAGGAGATCGACCCATTGATCAGTGGAGAGTAACTGAGCTAAAGGATGAGCTCAAGAGGAGGAAATTGAAGATAAATGGACTGAAAGATGATTTGATCAGAAGACTGTCTGAAGCAATGGAGAAAGAGATTGAATCTGCTGAGGAAGATGCttctaataatgattttgatgCTAAAAAACCTaatggtgaagaagaagaagctgcAGATGCAGTTGATGAAAAATCTGAACTTCACATTGAAACTGGAACAACTGCATCACCTTGTAAAGTGAATGCTCAAGATGTGGAAATGAAAGAAGAGGTGACGACTGTTCAAGATTCGAATCTAGAAAAGGGTCTAATGGGGACTGTTGTTGATACTGCTGGCATAGAAGAGAACTTGGTTGTTCAAGAGGCAAATGTTGAAACAAATGTTATGGAATTGGAAACTGTTGTTGATACTGCTGGCATCAAAGAAAACTTGGTAGTTCAAGAGGCAAATGTTGAAACAAATATTATGGAAATTACAGTAGAAACAACAAGTGTCAATGAAAATGATATGATGCCTGAAATAGCAGTTAGTGAGGTTCCATGCGATGAGTTGAAGCTCGATTCTTCTGAGCCAAGTAACCAGGTATCTGCGGTCAGTCAAACTTTAGGGTTTACAGTAAAATCTAATTCTGTTTCTTGTGATATTATTAACTCaactaatgaaaaaaatgaCCTAAAGGATAACATAATTGCTGATAATGTGAAACTAGAACTAGATGTTAAGCTGCCTGAGTTGGGGCAGCCATCATCAGATGGTGGCTCGCCACATCCCATTGATGTTGTTGATAAACCAGAGATCGAGATTAGCATGAAAAATGACAATGGAGATTTGATTCCATCAGAAAGGTTAAATCTGGACAGGATTTCTGTTGATGAATCTCTGGAGGATGATGATGCATTAGAGAGTAAGCAATTGGACTCTCTGAATGCTAATGCTGAAGCTGtagttgatgattttgagaaaccTGAAGCCTCTGTGGTGATGGTGGTGGATGAGCAAACCCAAGCTCCTGTTGAAGAAACTATAATCGAAATACCTGCACCATCTGTAAAACGAAAGTCTG ACCAAGAAGGTGACACGGGGGAGGGGAAGAGACCAAGGAGGTGGAATACCAATAATAACCTCCACGTTGATCAACATGAAACTGCAAATAAGGATGGATCTTCTTCAAATGTTCTGAAGGGAAATGCAATATCTAGAACTGATTCATCAGCAGTGAGTGACGGTGCTCCAAAGGAGAGAATTG TGCCTCCATCTTCAAAACCTCCTACAAATTCTCTGAGGATTGATCGTTTCCTGCGCCCCTTTACTCTGAAAGCTGTCCAAGAACTTCTTGGGGAAACTGGCAAGGTTACCAGTTTCTGGATGGATCATATTAAAACCCACTGTTATGTTACT taTTCTTGTGTGGAAGAAGCAATTGAGAGTAGAAATGCTGTTTACAACCTACAATGGCCTAGAAACGGAGGTAGGTTTCTTGTAGCTGAGTTTGTCGATCCTCAGGAGGTAAAAACACGAGTAGAGTCGCATCCTCCGACGATTCCTCCAACTGCTGTATTAGCCCCATCCCATCGTCAAATCCAACAACAGGCTCGTCCAGCAATTCCTCTGctcccaccaccaccaccaccctcAGCTACAGAAGCAGCAGCAAAGAAGGAACAACAACTGCTTCCTTCGGCACCATCAGGTGAAGAGAAAGTTGTGGAGGTCCCAATCTTGACACTGGATGACCTTTTCAGGAAAACTAAGGCAACGCCTCGAATCTACTACCTGCCTTTATCTGATGAACAGGTGGCGGCTAAGCTCAGATCACCAAAGCAGCCAACCAACCGGAATTCTAGGgattag
- the LOC124921123 gene encoding pentatricopeptide repeat-containing protein At2g22070 codes for MESPAPSYATLPDFYASLLQRNLKNRNPITGKMIHANIVKTGLHFSVFLMNNMVNFYSKNGSLVDAQHLFDEMPVKSTSSWNIILSGYARDGQIGPATRVFNEIQNPDDVSWTTMIAGYNMIGEVKHAMKFFLEMVSYGVSPTQFTITNILACCVSMKALDLGKKVHSFVVKHGLSSYVTVGNSLLNMYAKLDDPVTANVVFGRMKLKSISTWNSMISLHMRSGFPNNALNLFNEMSERDIVSWNSIITGYSQQQGGLQMEAIVFFSKMLKETSLRPDQFTLASVLSACANLEEMINLGKQIHSHVIRLGFDVSEPVGGALISMYSKSGEMKSAQTIFDKDLTFKINCNVIAVTALLDGYLKLGDVNHARIIFDSIRTIDVVAWTAMIVGYMQNGLHNSAIELFRSMVISGPRPNAYTFAAMLSVSSSLASLSHGRQIHSRSLRSGEVSSSSVTNALITMYAKSGSIENAIRVFNLSNIASKDNVSWTSMIIALAQHGLGEDAIVIFERMLDSGIIPDHITYIGVLSACIHVGLVEKGRKYYRLMREVHRIEPTLAHYACMIDLLARGGLHKEAMDFIESMPIEPDSIAWGSLLASCKVHKNIEIAKMAADKLLVLDPDNSGAYTALANAYAGCGFWEEAAKVRKLMKEKKVKKERGLSWIEVKDKVHVFGAEDGSHPQRIAVYEKMGEIWKEIKKMGFMPNMECVLHDLDEEAKEEILQHHSEKLAIAFGLINTPEKTTLRIMKNLRVCDDCHSAIKYISKLVGREIVVRDATRFHHFRGGVCSCRDYW; via the coding sequence ATGGAGTCTCCGGCTCCGTCTTATGCTACATTACCTGATTTCTACGCATCCCTTTTACAGAGAAACCTCAAGAATAGAAATCCAATTACAGGAAAGATGATTCATGCTAACATTGTGAAGACTGGACTTCATTTCAGTGTGTTTTTGATGAACAATATGGTCAATTTCTATTCAAAAAACGGATCTCTTGTCGATGCCCAGCATCTGTTCGACGAAATGCCTGTTAAGAGCACATCTTCTTGGAACATAATTTTATCTGGTTACGCAAGAGATGGACAAATTGGTCCTGCAACTCGTGTTTTCAATGAAATACAAAACCCTGATGATGTTTCCTGGACAACTATGATAGCTGGGTATAATATGATTGGTGAAGTTAAACATGCAATGAAGTTCTTTCTAGAGATGGTTTCTTATGGAGTTTCACCTACCCAATTCACAATTACAAATATACTAGCTTGCTGTGTTTCCATGAAAGCTCTTGATTTGGGTAAGAAGGTTCATTCCTTTGTTGTAAAACATGGTCTTAGTAGTTATGTTACTGTAGGGAATTCTCTCCTTAACATGTATGCAAAACTCGATGATCCGGTAACTGCAAATGTTGTCTTTGGCAGGATGAAGTTAAAGAGTATATCCACATGGAATTCCATGATCTCGTTGCATATGCGATCTGGTTTTCCAAATAACGCGCTGAATCTGTTTAATGAAATGTCTGAAAGAGATATTGTTTCATGGAATTCCATCATCACTGGCTACAGCCAACAACAGGGTGGTCTTCAAATGGAAGCAATTGTCTTTTTCTCGAAAATGTTGAAGGAAACTTCTTTAAGACCTGACCAATTCACCTTAGCCAGTGTTCTATCTGCTTGTGCGAATCTAGAAGAGATGATTAATCTCGGGAAGCAGATACATTCTCATGTTATAAGACTCGGGTTCGATGTTTCTGAACCAGTTGGAGGTGCTCTGATATCAATGTACTCTAAATCCGGCGAAATGAAATCGGCTCAAACGATTTTCGATAAAGATTTGACATTTAAAATCAATTGCAATGTAATAGCAGTTACAGCTCTTCTAGACGGGTACCTTAAACTAGGAGACGTAAACCACGCTAGAATAATATTTGATTCGATCAGAACCATCGACGTGGTCGCATGGACGGCCATGATCGTCGGTTATATGCAGAACGGTCTACATAATTCCGCGATAGAGCTTTTCCGATCAATGGTCATATCAGGGCCGAGGCCAAATGCTTACACTTTCGCAGCCATGTTGAGTGTAAGCTCAAGCTTGGCTTCATTAAGCCACGGCCGACAAATCCACTCACGATCGTTAAGATCGGGAGAAGTATCGTCTTCTTCGGTTACAAACGCTTTGATTACGATGTACGCCAAATCTGGAAGCATAGAAAACGCCATTCGTGTTTTCAATTTATCAAACATTGCTAGCAAAGATAATGTCTCGTGGACGTCCATGATCATAGCGTTAGCCCAACACGGGCTTGGAGAGGACGCAATCGTAATTTTCGAGCGGATGCTTGATTCCGGTATCATCCCTGATCATATAACGTATATTGGAGTACTATCGGCTTGCATTCACGTTGGTTTAGTGGAAAAAGGTCGAAAGTATTACAGACTGATGAGGGAAGTTCATAGAATCGAACCCACGTTAGCCCATTATGCATGCATGATCGATTTATTGGCTCGAGGTGGTTTACATAAAGAAGCGATGGATTTCATTGAGAGTATGCCTATTGAGCCAGATTCAATAGCGTGGGGTTCACTTTTAGCGTCTTGTAAAGTTCACAAGAATATCGAGATTGCGAAAATGGCTGCAGATAAGTTGCTTGTTCTTGATCCCGATAACAGTGGGGCTTACACGGCGCTTGCTAATGCTTATGCAGGTTGTGGGTTTTGGGAAGAAGCTGCTAAAGTTAGGAAATTGATGAAGGAAAAGAAGGTGAAGAAAGAACGTGGGCTTAGTTGGATTGAGGTGAAAGATAAAGTTCATGTTTTTGGAGCTGAAGATGGTTCACATCCACAGAGAATTGCGGTTTATGAAAAGATGGGTGAAATATGGAAGGAGATAAAGAAGATGGGCTTTATGCCGAATATGGAATGTGTATTACATGATCTGGATGAGGAGGCTAAAGAGGAGATTCTTCAACACCATAGCGAAAAGTTAGCGATTGCATTCGGATTGATTAATACACCTGAGAAGACGACTTTGAGGATCATGAAGAATCTCAGGGTTTGCGACGACTGCCATTCGGCTATTAAATACATTTCGAAACTGGTGGGGAGAGAGATCGTCGTGAGAGATGCCACTCGCTTTCACCATTTTAGAGGTGGAGTGTGTTCTTGCCGTGACTATTGGTAA
- the LOC124921125 gene encoding aminopeptidase M1: protein MAEKSKYDQFKGQARLPKFAVPKRYDLNLKPDLSACKFSGSVHISVDIVADTNLIVLNAADLLIHTNSVSFKDHSGSKVLQAVEVELFAEDEIAVVEFPESLSRGVGVLTMSFEGTLNDKMKGFYRSVYQHEGEKKNMAVTQFEPADARRCFPCWDEPAFKATFKITLEVPSELVALSNMPVSKERVNGHTKTVSYQESPIMSTYLVAVVVGLFDYVEDHTSDGVKVRVYCQIGKASEGRFALNVAVKTLDLYKEYFAVPYSLPKLDMIAIPDFAAGAMENYGLVTYRETALLYDEKQSAASNKQRVAIVVAHELAHQWFGNLVTMEWWTHLWLNEGFATWVAHLAAHSLFPDWNIWTQFLEESTEGLRLDGLAESHPIEVEINHACEIDEIFDAISYRKGASVIRMLQSYLGPECFQRALASYIKKHACSNAKTEDLWSVLEEESGEPVTKLMASWTKQQGYPVVSVTVKDQKLEFDQSQFLLSGAKGDGQWIVPITLSCGSYDTCKNFLLQSPHESFDLKEFLGCSISCGSSEGTGKEECSWIKLNVDQTGFYRVKYDDNLARRLGYAIEKKHLSATDRFGILDDSLALCMACQLPLSSLLTLMGAYREEDDYTVLSNLINTCHKITRIAADAAPELLHDIKQYFIDLFKYPAEKLGWDSKEGEGHLNCMLRGELLTALAQFGHDSTHNEATRRFQAILGDWNTPLLPPDLRKAAYVAIMRNVSTTNRTGLESLLRLYRETDRSQEKTRILGCLGSCSDNDVVLEVLNFLLSPEVRSQDAVFGLSVGIKGREIAWTWLKENWDHIMKTWGSGFLLTRFVSATVSPFASIEKAKEAEEFFAKRAKPSIARTLKQSIERVHINANWVQSIKNETQLSETVKGLASRKY, encoded by the exons atggcaGAGAAGAGCAAGTACGATCAGTTCAAGGGTCAGGCGAGGCTTCCGAAATTCGCCGTCCCCAAGCGCTACGATCTCAACCTAAAGCCTGATCTATCCGCCTGCAAATTCTCCGGTTCCGTCCATATCTCCGTTGACATCGTTGCCGACACCAACTTAATCGTCCTCAATGCAGCCGACCTCCTTATTCATACTAATTCCGTCTCATTCAAGGATCACTCTGGATCCAAG GTTCTGCAAGCTGTGGAGGTTGAACTGTTCGCGGAAGATGAGATTGCCGTCGTTGAATTCCCTGAGAGTCTTTCTCGTGGAGTTGGAGTATTGACTATGTCTTTCGAAGGAACCCTAAACGACAAAATGAAAGGATTTTACCGaag TGTATACCAGCATGAAGGGGAAAAAAAGAACATGGCAGTGACACAGTTCGAGCCAGCTGATGCTAGGAGGTGCTTTCCATGTTGGGATGAACCTGCTTTTAAG GCTACATTCAAGATCACCTTGGAAGTACCATCAGAGCTTGTAGCCTTATCGAATATGCCAGTTTCTAAAGAGAGAGTAAATGGGCATACTAAGACGGTTAGCTATCAAGAGTCTCCAATCATGTCAACATATTTGGTGGCTGTTGTGGTTGGTTTGTTTGATTATGTGGAAGATCATACATCTGATG GAGTAAAGGTTCGGGTGTACTGCCAAATTGGCAAAGCAAGTGAAGGAAGATTCGCTCTCAATGTTGCTGTCAAGACATTGGACCTCTACAAAGA ATACTTTGCTGTGCCTTATTCACTACCCAAGTTAGATATGATTGCTATTCCTGATTTTGCTGCGGGAGCCATGGAGAACTATGGTTTGGTTACATATAGAGAAACAGCTTTGCTATACGATGAGAAGCAATCTGCTGCTTCCAACAAGCAAAGG GTGGCTATTGTTGTAGCCCATGAACTGGCTCATCAGTGGTTTGGAAACCTTGTTACAATGGAATGGTGGACCCATCTTTGGCTAAATGAGGGATTTGCTACTTGG GTAGCGCATTTGGCAGCTCACAGCTTGTTTCCCGACTGGAATATTTGGACACAGTTTCTTGAAGAAAGCACTGAAGGCCTTCGTCTGGATGGGCTTGCAGAATCGCACCCCATTGAG gTTGAGATAAATCATGCATGTGAAATTGATGAAATATTCGACGCAATTAGCTACCGCAAAGGTGCATCTGTGATCCGGATGCTGCAAAGCTATCTTGGCCCAGAATGTTTTCAG AGGGCACTTGCTTCATATATAAAGAAGCATGCTTGTTCAAATGCAAAAACAGAAGATCTGTGGTCTGTTCTGGAGGAGGAATCCGGTGAACCAGTGACCAAGTTGATGGCTTCGTGGACGAAACAACAAGGTTATCCTGTTGTCTCTGTCACTGTGAAAGACCAAAAACTGGAATTTGATCAG TCACAATTCTTGTTGAGCGGTGCAAAAGGGGATGGGCAATGGATTGTGCCAATAACATTGTCTTGTGGTTCATATGATACCTGCAAGAATTTTCTCCTGCAATCACCACATGAAAGTTTTGACCTTAAGGAATTTCTTGGGTGCTCTATTTCCTGCGGAAGCTCTGAGGGGACAGGAAAAGAAGAATGTTCTTGGATAAAACTTAATGTGGACCAGACAGGCTTTTACAGAGTAAAATATGACGATAATTTGGCACGTAGACTTGGATATGCAATAGAGAAAAAACATCTGTCTGCAACTGATagatttg GAATCTTGGATGATTCTCTTGCCTTGTGTATGGCATGCCAGCTGCCATTGTCATCTTTGCTCACCTTGATGGGTGCTTACAGGGAAGAAGATGATTACACCGTGCTTTCTAACTTGATCAAC ACATGCCATAAAATTACAAGAATTGCAGCTGATGCGGCTCCTGAACTACTGCATGATATCAAGCAGTatttcattgacctcttcaagTATCCTGCAGA AAAACTTGGTTGGGACTCTAAAGAAGGAGAGGGACACTTGAACTGTATGTTGAGAGGAGAGCTTTTGACTGCTCTAGCGCAATTTGGTCATGATTCTACACACAATGAAGCAACTAGACGGTTTCAAGCAATTTTGGGAGATTGGAACACTCCTCTTCTACCACCTGATCTAAGAAAG GCAGCGTATGTAGCGATAATGCGAAATGTCAGCACCACAAATAGAACTGGATTGGAATCTCTTTTGAGGCTGTACAGGGAAACTGATCGAAGCCAAGAAAAAACTCGAATTCTTG GTTGTTTGGGATCTTGTTCTGACAATGATGTAGTACTCGAGGTTCTCAACTTCTTGCTATCTCCAGAG GTGAGAAGCCAAGATGCTGTTTTTGGACTTAGTGTCGGCATAAAAGGGCGAGAAATAGCTTGGACATGGCTGAAG GAAAACTGGGATCATATCATGAAGACATGGGGATCAGGGTTTCTCTTAACCCGATTTGTTAGTGCCACTGTCTCACCG TTTGCATCGATTGAGAAGGCGAAAGAGGCGGAAGAGTTTTTTGCTAAGCGTGCTAAGCCATCCATTGCAAGAACGTTGAAACAGAGCATAGAGCGAGTTCATATAAACGCGAATTGGGTTCAGAGCATTAAGAATGAGACACAGTTAAGCGAGACAGTCAAAGGATTGGCATCTAGGAAATACTAA